In the Manis javanica isolate MJ-LG chromosome 14, MJ_LKY, whole genome shotgun sequence genome, one interval contains:
- the LOC118970614 gene encoding olfactory receptor 2B11-like yields MRSDNESFFGDTPNYFILLGVSDRRWLELTLFGVLLVSYVLAMLGNISIFLVSKLDPLLQSPMYIFLSHLSFLDLCYTTTTVPQVLVNTGSSRKTISYGGCTVQYAVFHWLGCTECILLAAMALDRYVAICEPLRYAVIMHRTLCHQLVLVSWISGFGNSLVQVILTVPLPFCGRQVLNNFFCEVPAMIKLSCADTTVNDVTLSVLVAFFLLVPLGLILLSYGFIACAVLRIPSSTGRHKAFGTCSSHLVVVSLFYLPAMYMYLQPPSSYSQDVAKFISLFYSIVTPILNPFIYTLRNKDMKGALRRLLARIWGLYRQ; encoded by the coding sequence atgaGAAGTGACAATGAGAGCTTCTTCGGGGATACCCCAAACTATTTTATCCTTCTAGGTGTTTCTGACAGACGGTGGCTGGAGCTAACCCTATTTGGGGTCCTCCTGGTGTCCTATGTTCTGGCCATGTTGGGGAACATTTCCATCTTCTTGGTATCGAAGCTGGATCCCCTGCTGCAGAGCCCCATGTACATCTTCCTGAGCCACCTCTCCTTCCTGGACCTCTGCTACACCACCACCACGGTCCCGCAGGTGCTGGTCAACACAGGCAGCTCCAGGAAGACAATCAGCTACGGTGGCTGCACAGTGCAGTATGCGGTTTTCCACTGGCTGGGCTGCACCGAGTGTATCCTCTTGGCCGCCATGGCCCTGGACCGTTACGTGGCCATCTGTGAGCCCCTGCGGTATGCTGTTATCATGCACCGCACCCTCTGCCACCAGCTCGTGCTTGTGTCCTGGATCAGCGGCTTTGGAAACTCCCTCGTTCAGGTCATCCTGACTGTGCCATTGCCGTTCTGTGGGCGGCAGGTGTTAAACAACTTCTTCTGTGAGGTGCCGGCGATGATCAAGCTGTCGTGTGCTGACACCACTGTGAATGACGTCACACTGTCTGTGTTGGTGGCCTTCTTTTTGCTGGTACCCCTTGGTCTCATCCTCCTCTCCTATGGCTTCATTGCCTGTGCGGTGCTGAGGATCCCATCCTCCACTGGACGGCACAAAGCCTTCGGGACctgttcctctcatctggtggtgGTATCCCTCTTCTACCTTCCTGCCATGTACATGTACCTGCAGCCCCCTTCCAGCTACTCCCAAGATGTGGCCAAGTTcatctctctgttctattccatcgTCACCCCCATCCTCAATCCCTTCATCTACACCCTGAGGAATAAGGATATGAAAGGGGCATTGAGAAGACTCCTGGCAAGGATCTGGGGTCTTTACAGACAATGA